From the genome of Uranotaenia lowii strain MFRU-FL chromosome 1, ASM2978415v1, whole genome shotgun sequence, one region includes:
- the LOC129749887 gene encoding head-specific guanylate cyclase, which yields MACPFARPAPTEGFTRQPSISEGHGWNLDEDLSEIPDDALALTHLNAAIQLLTAPSNEDVYEALMSLIQKYSNRWPGLAKLKSDKNSLSIYPHYDYLADVQDNLNQIDDTAACDILVLLGEELIHKSCVGLIERAFKCMGSNLQEFLGSLDGVYDVLKLQEEDISDTGFVCAGEGELIFTSERPVLAWLLLGCLQALSRLLFHSEPQIDMEPIEGDVPRYRYLFKLDDLEERVSTPLVDDGRMPGAMRESVSSDAKDLKMDNDFFCKAFPWHFVMDENLDLVQVGQGFSRLFKNYMATSGLSACTYFRFKRPRGLSLKFREIVRRTNTPFMISLRAPPGRPDFFAKGLEIKGQMVFCPESNSLLFVGSPFLDGLEGLTCNGLFISDIPLHDATREVILVGEQARAQDGLRRRMDKLKSSIEEANSAVIKERKKNVNLLQLMFPAEIAERLWLGAQIDAKTYPDVTMLFSDIVGFTSICSTATPFMVISMLESLYKHFDELCGFFDVYKVETIGDAYCVASGLHRASIFDAHKVAWMALRMIETCSLFKTHDGKHIRMRIGLHTGTVLAGVVGRKMPRYCLFGHNVTIANKFESGSEACKINISHTTKDWLIKHPGYEFLLDPRDPSCVPKEFTEGRGQTCYFLDGYKHPTGTTEGSSLQEHIEAAMKQTMLDSNEVIIVEENQ from the exons ATGGCTTGTCCATTTGCAAGGCCGGCCCCCACGGAAGGATTCACCCGGCAGCCGTCGATTTCCGAGGGCCACGGATGGAATCTGGACGAAGATCTGAGCGAAATTCCGGACGATGCCCTGGCCCTAACCCATCTGAACGCTGCCATCCAATTGCTCACTGCCCCATCG AACGAAGATGTATACGAAGCGTTGATGTCACTAATCCAGAAGTACAGCAACAGGTGGCCTGGACTGGCAAAGCT aaaatccGATAAAAACTCTTTGTCCATCTATCCACATTACGACTATTTGGCCGATGTGCAGGACAACTTGAATCAAATTGATG ATACCGCGGCATGCGACATTCTGGTTCTTCTGGGCGAGGAGCTGATCCACAAATCATGTGTGGGCCTCATCGAGCGTGCATTCAAATGTATGGGCTCCAACCTTCAGGAGTTCCTCGGTTCCCTAGACGGAGTCTACGACGTATTGAAGCTACAGGAAGAGGACATCTCCGATACGGGGTTCGTTTGTGCCGGCGAAGGGGAACTGATCTTCACTTCGGAACGTCCCGTCTTGGCTTGGCTGTTGTTGGGATGTTTGCAGGCCCTGAGCCGTCTGTTGTTCCACTCGGAGCCGCAGATCGACATGGAACCGATCGAAGGAGATGTACCGAGATATCGGTATCTGTTCAAGCTAGACGATTTGGAGGAACGCGTGAGCACTCCGCTGGTTGACGATGGCCGAATGCCGGGAGCTATGCGAGAGAGTGTGTCGTCGGATGCCAAGGATCTGAAGATGGATAATGATTTCTTCTGTAAGGCATTTCCGTGGCACTTTGTAATGGATGAAAACCTGGATCTGGTTCAGGTTGGTCAAGGTTTTAGCCGATTGTTTAAGAATTATATGGCGACTAGTGGGCTGTCGGCTTGTACTTACTTTCGCTTCAAGCGACCTCGTGGTCTGTCGCTGAAGTTTAGAGAAATCGTGCGTCGTACGAATACGCCTTTCATGATATCTCTACGCGCACCTCCAGGTCGTCCGGATTTCTTCGCCAAGGGGCTGGAGATCAAGGGACAGATGGTTTTCTGTCCGGAGTCAAACTCACTGCTGTTTGTGGGTTCGCCCTTTTTGGATGGTTTAGAGGGGCTGACCTGCAATGGTCTTTTCATTTCCGATATTCCACTGCACGATGCCACGAGAGAGGTCATTTTGGTCGGAGAACAGGCCAGGGCTCAGGACGGGCTGCGACGTCGTATGGACAAGCTGAAGAGCTCTATTGAGGAAGCAAATTCGGCAGTTATCAAGGAACGGAAGAAGAATGTCAACCTGTTGCAGCTGATGTTCCCGGCTGAAATTGCTGAACGATTGTGGTTGGGAGCGCAAATTGATGCCAAGACCTATCCGGACGTAACGATGCTGTTCAGCGATATCGTTGGATTCACCAGTATTTGCTCGACCGCTACACCGTTCATGGTCATCAGCATGCTGGAGTCGTTATACAAGCACTTCGACGAGCTGTGTGGATTCTTCGACGTCTACAAGGTGGAAACCATTGGGGATGCCTATTGCGTAGCCAGTGGTCTTCATCGGGCGAGCATCTTCGATGCTCATAAGGTAGCATGGATGGCTCTTCGGATGATCGAAACCTGCTCTCTCTTCAAAACTCATGACGGGAAGCACATTCGG ATGCGCATCGGCCTACACACCGGTACCGTTCTGGCCGGAGTCGTCGGGCGCAAAATGCCTCGCTACTGTCTGTTCGGCCACAACGTGACCATCGCCAATAAATTCGAATCCGGGAGCGAGGCCTGCAAGATCAACATCAGCCACACGACTAAGGATTGGCTGATCAAACATCCGGGCTACGAGTTCCTGCTCGATCCGCGGGATCCGTCCTGTGTGCCGAAGGAATTTACCGAGGGCCGGGGCCAGACGTGCTACTTCCTGGACGGGTACAAACATCCTACCGGCACCACCGAGGGATCCTCGCTGCAGGAACATATCGAAGCGGCGATGAAGCAAACGATGCTGGATTCTAACGAGGTCATTATCGTGGAGGAAAACCAATAG